The Nocardioides sp. cx-173 genome segment CGGCATCGTCCCTGCGCAGGTGTGGGCGGCCAACGGCTCCAACGAGGTGATGCTGCAGCTCCTGCAGGCCTTCGGCGGACCGGGCCGCAGCGCGATGAGCTTCGCGCCGACGTACTCGATGTATCCCGAGTACGCCCGCGACTCCAGCACCGCCTGGGTGCAGGGCCGGCGCGAGGACGACTTCTCGATCGACCTCGACGCCGCGGCCGCGCTGATCCGCGAGCAGCGGCCCGCGGTCGTGCTGCTGCCGAGCCCGAACAACCCGACCGGTACCGCGCTGCCGCCGGAGGCGGTCGGGGCCCTGTGTGCGGCGGCCGGGGACGGCCTGGTCGTCGTCGACGAGGCCTACGGGGAGTTCCGCCGCACCGGCGTGCCGAGCGCGCTGGAGCTGCTGCCGAGCCACCGCAACCTGGTCGTCACCCGCACCATGAGCAAGGCCTTCGCGGCGGCCGGTCTGCGGCTGGGCTACCTGGCCGCCGACCCGGCGATCTGCGACGCGCTCCGGCTGGTCCGGCTGCCGTACCACCTCTCGGCGGTCACCCAGGCGGCCGCGCTCGCCGCTCTGCGGCACGCCCCCGAGCTGCTCGGGAAGGTCGACGAGCTGCGCGCCGAGCGGGACGCGACCGTGACCTGGCTGCGCGAGCAGGGACACCGGGTCGCCGACAGCGACGCCAACTTCGCATTGTTCGGGACCTTCGCGGACCGGCATGCTGTG includes the following:
- a CDS encoding histidinol-phosphate transaminase; this encodes MPFPPLREDLRGLEPYGAPQLDVPVQLNVNENPYGPSPDCVADIASAVAQAAATLNRYPEREFVELRGALAAYLSRDTPHGIVPAQVWAANGSNEVMLQLLQAFGGPGRSAMSFAPTYSMYPEYARDSSTAWVQGRREDDFSIDLDAAAALIREQRPAVVLLPSPNNPTGTALPPEAVGALCAAAGDGLVVVDEAYGEFRRTGVPSALELLPSHRNLVVTRTMSKAFAAAGLRLGYLAADPAICDALRLVRLPYHLSAVTQAAALAALRHAPELLGKVDELRAERDATVTWLREQGHRVADSDANFALFGTFADRHAVWQGLLDRGVLIREVGPEGWLRVSIGTADEMKTFKQALTEVTEEQR